In Uranotaenia lowii strain MFRU-FL chromosome 2, ASM2978415v1, whole genome shotgun sequence, one genomic interval encodes:
- the LOC129748733 gene encoding zinc metalloproteinase nas-13-like — MAQLSIDRLPISRQAFFEQRPADQFEMNKSFAILLVCGWCLAGPGALAVPVQPETDPELSSGNFEGDLVLDAFQKLAIVRGYDQRNGLLSEQYRWPNKTVYYKIDTTNFTAKNTELIKEAMAAIARSSCLNFTEASEKATAYIHVVGETSGCYSSVGYMGRVQKLNLAPGCLQLGTIMHEFLHAIGFYHMQSASDRDNFVKIIWKKIKSGKEHNFKKHGAGTVGHFNGTYDYGSLMHYSATAFSIDGNKTIVPKQKGVEIGQRKGLSPSDVAKLRRMYKCD, encoded by the exons ATGGCGCAACTTTCCATCGATAGACTGCCAATTTCTCGACAGGCGTTTTTCGAACAACGTCCTGCAGACCAATTTGAAATG AACAAATCTTTTGCGATCTTGTTGGTCTGCGGTTGGTGTTTGGCGGGACCGGGGGCTCTGGCAGTGCCGGTCCAACCGGAAACCGACCCCGAGTTGTCGAGCGGGAACTTCGAGGGAGATTTGGTGCTCGACGCGTTCCAAAAGTTGGCCATCGTTCGCGGTTACGATCAACGAAACGGACTTCTGAGTGAACAGTACCGTTGGCCCAACAAAACCGTGTACTACAAGATCGACACCACCAACTTCA CTGCGAAAAATACCGAGCTTATCAAGGAAGCCATGGCAGCTATAGCCCGGTCATCTTGTTTGAACTTCACCGAGGCCAGTGAGAAAGCTACAGCCTACATTCACGTGGTTGGTGAGACATCAGGTTGTTATTCGTCGGTTGGCTACATGGGTCGAGTCCAGAAGCTAAATCTAGCTCCTGGATGCCTTCAGTTGGGAACGATCATGCATGAGTTCCTCCATGCGATTGGATTCTATCACATGCAGAGTGCCAGCGATCgggataattttgtcaaaataatttggaaaaaaattaaatcaggaAAGGAACACAACTTCAAAAAACATGGCGCTGGTACGGTGGGCCATTTCAACGGAACCTACGACTATGGCAGTCTTATGCACTATTCTGCTACAGCCTTCAGCATCGACGGGAACAAAACGATTGTGCCGAAACAGAAAGGTGTGGAAATCGGCCAGCGTAAAGGCTTAAGCCCTAGTGATGTTGCTAAATTGAGAAGGATGTACAAGTGTGATTAA
- the LOC129749595 gene encoding blastula protease 10-like — translation MKYVAVLLLSVVLVSAGPVPSWDEVEPKEQSSGKYEGDIVLTAEQEEQLLNPLNGQLQLNYRWPGGVIPYEIIEEHFTQEQVAMIRRALRLIQVDSCLRFVPRTNQRDYIRVIGNDSGCWSYVGNLRRGVQELHLYPDAPNTGCFRMGTIIHEFLHALGFFHMQSDPHRDDYVDIRFENIIVGTENNFRRYTEDVVGGFGVDYDYGSVMHYGRTAFSKNGEDTIVPHDPEAVIGQRAGMSPKDVQKLQIMYDCPIPY, via the exons ATGAAGTACGTTGCAGTTTTGCTGCTTTCGGTCGTGTTGGTTTCCGCTGGACCGGTCCCAAGTTGGGATGAAGTCGAACCGAAGGAACAGTCAAGTGGGAAGTACGAGGGTGACATTGTGTTGACGGCGGAACAGGAAGAACAACTGCTTAATCCCCTGAATGGACAGTTGCAACTGAACTATCGATGGCCCGGTGGCGTAATCCCTTACGAAATTATTGAAGAGCATTTTA CTCAGGAACAGGTCGCCATGATTCGGCGAGCCCTTCGGCTGATCCAGGTAGATTCGTGCCTCCGATTCGTTCCTCGCACCAATCAGAGAGACTACATCCGTGTAATTGGTAATGATTCCGGTTGCTGGTCATACGTCGGAAATCTCCGTCGGGGCGTTCAAGAGCTGCATCTGTATCCGGATGCGCCCAATACCGGTTGCTTCCGCATGGGCACGATCATACACGAGTTTTTGCATGCCCTTGGATTCTTCCACATGCAAAGCGATCCCCATCGGGACGATTACGTCGACATTCGGTTCGAGAACATTATCGTCGGGACGGAAAATAATTTCCGCAGATATACCGAGGACGTTGTAGGAGGCTTCGGAGTAGATTACGACTACGGAAGCGTTATGCATTACGGGCGGACTGCGTTCAGCAAAAATGGAGAAGATACCATTGTGCCacat GACCCGGAAGCTGTGATTGGTCAACGTGCCGGCATGAGTCCCAAGGACGTCCAGAAGTTGCAGATCATGTACGATTGCCCGATTCCGTATTGA
- the LOC129741270 gene encoding seminal metalloprotease 1-like: MSSINFICAGILFWTRISISGSEPPESSTENLQLEAETEGGFFEGDMELTPEQYAELKLGRNGLILQKYRWPSKVVPYVISEDHFEKEGIAKIRKAMRRIEKVSCVKFQPRSGQTAYVRFTGDKPGCYSTVGHSGKVQELNLSPKCIRVPTMMHEMLHTLGFYHMQSASNRDKYVRIQWKNIKKGHRHNFIKYGFSAVSDFGTPYDYASLMHYPPKSFSKNGRRTIVPLKDVVIGQRKGLSKIDIIKLNKMYKC; encoded by the exons ATGTCAAGTATCAATTTTATTTGCGCAGGAATACTCTTTTGGACCCGAATTTCCATTTCAGGATCAGAACCCCCAGAGAGTTCAACCGAAAATT tacaACTGGAAGCCGAAACAGAGGGCGGCTTTTTTGAAGGAGATATGGAGCTAACCCCTGAGCAATACGCAGAACTAAAGTTGGGCAGGAACGGTCTTATTTTGCAAAAGTATCGCTGGCCATCAAAAGTTGTACCCTATGTTATTTCAGaagatcattttgaaaaagaagGTATCGCTAAAATCCGAAAGGCCATGCGCCGAATCGAGAAAGTTAGCTGCGTCAAGTTCCAGCCACGTAGTGGACAAACTGCTTACGTCAGGTTTACAGGTGATAAGCCAGGTTGTTACTCCACTGTTGGTCACTCGGGTAAGGTTCAGGAACTCAACTTATCACCGAAATGTATTCGCGTTCCCACCATGATGCACGAGATGCTTCACACTCTTGGATTCTATCATATGCAAAGCGCCAGCAATCGTGATAAATATGTGCGTATCCAGTGGAAGAACATTAAGAAGGGACATCGGCATAACTTCATCAAGTACGGATTTAGCGCTGTTAGCGATTTTGGGACACCGTATGATTACGCAAGTTTAATGCACTATCCCCCAAAGAGTTTTAGCAAAAACGGACGGAGAACTATAGTGCCGCTGAAG GATGTAGTAATTGGCCAACGGAAAGGATTGAGCAAAATAGACATAATTAAACTTAATAAAATGTACAAGTGTTAA
- the LOC129748628 gene encoding zinc metalloproteinase nas-15-like has protein sequence MESGLIKILLCGFCLVVVATAWPITSDTDAEFSGDRFEGDMVLSVAQKKAIFSGERNGLLDESYRWPNNTLYYTIDTTNFTSDQTHYIRKALDHLEEVSCLRFVETDAGCSSCVRVIGDSGGCYSEVGYLGTVQDLNLAPNRPESGCFRLGTIMHEFLHALGFYHMQSASNRDDYVTIVWDKITSGMEHNFIKYQASEVSSFETQYDYGSVMHYPGTAFSVDGSLTIIPKDPNATIGQRERLSESDILKLKRMYSC, from the exons atg GAAAGTGGCCTAATAAAAATATTGCTGTGCGGCTTCTGCCTTGTGGTAGTTGCAACTGCCTGGCCGATAACTTCGGATACCGATGCCGAATTTTCCGGTGACCGCTTCGAGGGTGATATGGTTCTGTCTGTAGCTCAAAAAAAGGCCATTTTCAGTGGTGAACGCAATGGACTGCTGGACGAAAGCTACCGTTGGCCCAACAATACGCTGTACTACACAATTGATACGACGAATTTTA CAAGCGACCAAACGCACTACATTCGGAAGGCGTTGGACCACCTCGAGGAAGTTTCCTGTCTAAGGTTTGTGGAGACGGATGCCGGTTGTTCGTCGTGCGTTCGGGTAATCGGTGATTCTGGCGGTTGCTACTCGGAAGTCGGCTATCTGGGCACGGTACAGGATTTGAATCTGGCCCCGAACCGACCGGAAAGTGGATGCTTTCGATTGGGAACGATAATGCACGAGTTCCTGCACGCCCTCGGATTCTACCACATGCAGAGTGCCAGCAATCGGGACGATTATGTGACCATCGTTTGGGATAAAATTACCTCCGGTATGGAGCATAACTTCATCAAGTACCAGGCTAGTGAAGTGAGTAGCTTCGAGACCCAGTATGACTATGGGAGTGTGATGCATTATCCGGGAACGGCGTTCAGTGTTGATGGCAGTTTGACTATTATTCCCAAGGATCCGAATGCAACGATTGGACAAAGAGAACGGCTCAGTGAAAgtgatattttaaaactcaaaagaaTGTACAGCTGTTAG